GGTGATTCCATCATATCAGGTCACCAATGATAACGTTCCGATATCTTGACGTCGATTTACTTTCGATATATTTCGTGCGTTTAGGACgtctgttttattaaaatgtcaacTCGATTCACAACAACAAATAATGCACCGGATGAAATGAATAGAAGTGCTTATGCATCTCCGATATATATAACGTTGTTAAGTGTTACAACGACGATTACAAACTTGTGTCTTGGTGCGATAACCATGAGCGCTTTACTCTTCATACATGCATTTTCACTGCCGTCATCAATGAagcaacatatttatttatgcggTATTGGCGTAAGTATTTCAATTGCTTATAAGAATTGCTTGATGTGTTTCAATTTCTGTAAATGTAGAAGTTTTTATGAGCATATacgtaatatgtataattaattacattgtcACTATTCAGCCTGCGGCCTGGCTCGCACATTATCCAATATTTGCTGAATAAGTCATACtgtttctaataaattttcagccaaattctatttaacaagaaaaaacataaatacagtGTCTATATTTACCTACGTCTTTCTGTAtctaaactaattttataaagaggaaaacatttgtgtattattatatatttgtaatgttctCACTCAAAAGCCACTTCAATCACACAAGgagcgatttcaaaaaatgtttcacCATTAGAGAGATGCATCATCACTGAGTGGGGCATATACAATGGTCAAAGCAGGGGCGAGCCGCTAGTAAACATGCATAGCTAGAACTTAAGTAGGATCTAAATAATTCTGCTCGTCGTCTCaacttcaaaatatttctaatttcgTTTACATCACTTTCAGTATATGATTTTAATGGCGCAAGCTATTCAGTCTTTAAACCCACACTCGGGTTGGGCGCGCTTGGTGAAATACCAGGACCGCCGAGTCGTGCACTGGATGCTGCAAATTGTTGCTTCCATATTAGTTGTCGTTGGCAGCATAATTAGAATGATGGACGTGACAAGTAATTTTAGTACTGCTCATGGAATACTGGGTAAGAGcatttattatacgtattttaataagacTAAACGTGAAGCAAATCGTTATTTGTGAGGAAAAGTATCACTTTTCTTAAGGCTCTTCCTAATTTGAAGCCCAGTATGTCAAGATTTACTTCATAGTATAAACCTATAggtattatacttatatggCCTTTGCCATCTtctgtttattgtataatcattacgtataattattgaattaaattgttatttataatttaaaatcaggATGAATGGCTAGTTAActtataatatctatagaaATTTAAGAGGAAATACGCCTCCAATAGTAAATCCACGTaactatgtaattatttttcggTATGAAGGTCAGGTTTataccaaaaataatttcgCCAAAGATTTAGCTTCGACAATACAAAATGCATAATGTAGTTTGTGTGCCTGGCTGCAGAAGGCTTCCCTTCCTGCGTATTTACttacatataacaaaaagtGTGACTGATTACATAAAAGTTGAACGCGTTTAATTATCACATGAATTCCAAACATATACTAGCTTAATACTTCAATTAATATGCCTTGTATATGTTTCAGGTTTAATTGCACTAATCCTCACGATATTGAGCATGGTGGGAGGAATAGTCAGTGCGTATTCCTCGAAACTAAACATAAACCCCGCTTACATGAGGATAGCACATTCCTGCATAGGCAGTCTAACTCTCAGTGCTGCTTTCCTCTGCCTACTGTTTGCGTTCAACACCACATTTAGAGCGGGGATGGGTAATAAGAATGCTAATTTAGCTATAGCAATGACCGTGATTGGGTTAGTTGGTACGCTGACTTCCCCTTGTTTAGACGTCGTGAGAAGGATGATTAGGAATGTCAGATCGaactgaatttattaatttcatattattcaatatattatgtcaagTGAAGGTCAgataatggaaataaaaagtgcaacatattttttgtgtatttccaaagataattgaatataagtGTATTTAAAGAGAAATGGTTAAATCATGAAATCGTAATATGTAaaaccgattttttttttagaaagttACGTTTTCATGAAATGTGGTTTTGTTTGGATagattaatgtttaatatcaGAAATGGCAATCTCAAGGTCCATATCTTAGATTAATATtggatgtaaataataaataaacatttgatagcttgtaaatttgatttttatttcgcttttatgtacaaatatttacttataaatacaaaatctcTTGTGACGTAATGTACCAATATTTTCACGATAAAATCTATAAGTAGGtactaataatacaaaaaaataaagctaaaGTTAAATGCCTATTACAATACTATAATCCTTATACGAAAATAAACGTTACACAGTATATCACACCAAATTAAacgtaaatacaaaaataatggcacgtaattagtatttatttttttcagtacaatttataaaaaatatatattatataaaagttctAATCGAATGGTTAATTTAACATACGGAGATACTACACAAACATAAATCCgacactttttaaatttactgtaaatattaacatatcaatgctaaaaattgttaaaatgctACAATGGcagtaaaagaaataaaattaaaaataaacttgataGACATTGTCCAATGAATGGCTTACCTAAATAactagaattaataaaaacatatcatacaaaatttcatttttaacaaataaattcaactttAAACTTAATGATAGAAGTGCCTTcagcataatttaattttatgatgtttataaatataatatattttgttaaaaaaaaataattgatctAGGTGCCtatctcaaaaataaaatagttgtaCCTGAACAATCAAGTCagcaattttttacttttacatgAAAAATGTTAAGAAGTCACTTTAGTCgtaaaaatatacgtttttatgaaaacaatttttttttttaatccttttaaataaatattattatttacgtatttagGTATTCGCGTGATCATACTTCACgttaaatttagatttattaagaGTCCAATATTGGAAATGAACATAATTAAACCAATAACACCCAGTTGCTTTTTCACAGAATAACATTACTCAactaaatgttataaacatttacaaaatacataaatttatcatataaaatgccTTTAAAACTGGTCATAAATTGTATCTTATTTCCACCCAATaggttgaaaattattaattaagaaatttactGGAGTGAATATCTGCTAGGGAAGGGATTGAATTCCTAATTCTGACCTAAAAATTACTATAAGCTCtcatattgcaataaatatttcgatccaacattaatttaatatacaaaatgcacaattattttatttcgcttATTTTTTCATAGTATTATTAACCAGAGTACATTgccaattatttaaaaaatacatttgaaggTTTAATTTTGTCATctgtatagtatatataagtaataaaattattcctatCCCGTGCAAGAATCGCAGCAATTTTGCatgtagtatttataatgGCAAAGTCTAGCTTGAACGACGAGAGCGCAGTTTCGCAATTTGTCTTCGCAATCTGTCAAACAAAgggaaattaaaaacgtttcgTTTTTACAGTTTTGACACAAAATTATGGCTATCTCTGTGCAAATCTCTGtgtcttaataatttttataagagtACACTCTATGTTATTGCTGAAAAACTAGTACCAACCTTGATGAAAATGCTAGTTTCAAGCAATAGAATGGGTTTGAATGAGTTATTTACCTTTTTCCTCGGGAATCGCTATTGTAGTTCTATGGGTTGAAGTCTTCTCTATTTTTTGGGATtctgcaaaaattataatgtaattttataaaataaatttaaatctacataatatacttttagaATTGTACTTCTGCaagaaatcaatataaatttattccagCAACTGCCGCCATATTTGCGGTAAATCTGGTAACTTAAGCATCTGCAGTCTGCTTCTTCTTTGCCCAAATCATCTTCcattaatttctttcattctttcaaaaaaccATTCCTAGACCCTTGAATATATCACGAAAATTAGCCGCAATTGCTTCATCCCTATTAGAATACTCACCAATAGTCAACACCGTCCTGTCGCATGTGGGCGTGCACGGACGCGTAGAGTTAGGGCGGACACTAACGCACATCGAATCGTTCACTGCAACATCGCTGCGGGCGCACACCACGGTGCGATGTTGCACCCCGATGCCAAGGGTGCAGTTACCTATACACTGGAAGTGGAATCTTTGCTATCAAATATGGATTATGTAGTTTACACACTGTGAACAAATCTTTATATTGTGATTGCGTTAAACTATAAAAAGATGAAAACTGAAATAGAAACAACAATggaaaatctttttaaattatatttattgactttATATAGTTGTTAATTGGGTTTCATTGATttggaaaaaaagaaaacaaacagaaaCTTTAATGCATGAAACGACTGACAGAATGTATTGAGAAAATTATgtggaatttataatattacctgTCCCCAATCACTAGTATACCACGTTGGAGAGCAGTCCCCACTACAGGCTCTCTCAGCCTCTGGTTTCGGTGGCTTACAAGCGGAATCTCGTAAATGCCTTCCTGAACCACCAATACATAATACTCCTCGTATTTGCTTCCCACCGCAAGAAGAACATGGCGACCAGTCACCTAGCCAATACCAAAGAATCTATATCTACACATGTATATGTACTATTTActacattatatttcttacCAACTTGTCAAGATATTTACGATTGTTTTTACTAGTAAATGAACGTATAcattaaacactttattagAACACACAGAATACTAAGTGACTGTTTGGTATTCAGTGTTTGAATGTACATAACCTTgtcttacattatttattacattaagtgTAATAAACAGTACAATATGCATTGTGCAAGGCCCTTCTCTATGAAAATTAGGCTTCGTATTAGATATAGACAAGAATGCAAATAAAAGAGGAATAGATTTTATCAAATGcttcattacaaataaattttcacctTACGGTTAATTGGACTGAATTAAACGCGAATGAATGATGTTGAagacatttctatttatttatttatgctgaCAGAcccgttaaaaatatataagaaacagTTCAaggattttaatattcatgtatgttttgcacaaaaatatatcaaaataatatcacaaacCTGTAAACCATTGTCCCTCATGCGGCTCACAAGTCAATTTGGGTGAACATGATCTAGAATTTTCTGGAGGTTTCCGTGGAGTGCATCCAGAAGGATCGGCGCATCGAACCGCTCTAGTTTGGATACCTCCTCCTACACACCACCCTACACACTGGaggaaatagataaaataaacaatcataaatcttaattatttatttcaaaacatatcTCAATCTGGGTTCACgcctacttttttatattaagtatatccAGAAGAAAATGCTAA
The Zerene cesonia ecotype Mississippi chromosome 14, Zerene_cesonia_1.1, whole genome shotgun sequence DNA segment above includes these coding regions:
- the LOC119831925 gene encoding uncharacterized protein LOC119831925, which gives rise to MSTRFTTTNNAPDEMNRSAYASPIYITLLSVTTTITNLCLGAITMSALLFIHAFSLPSSMKQHIYLCGIGYMILMAQAIQSLNPHSGWARLVKYQDRRVVHWMLQIVASILVVVGSIIRMMDVTSNFSTAHGILGLIALILTILSMVGGIVSAYSSKLNINPAYMRIAHSCIGSLTLSAAFLCLLFAFNTTFRAGMGNKNANLAIAMTVIGLVGTLTSPCLDVVRRMIRNVRSN